Proteins from a genomic interval of Prevotella sp. E13-27:
- a CDS encoding DapH/DapD/GlmU-related protein, producing the protein MTIQEFRDYIASGKPVVGGGDVHMMFHQLSQEALKITAEINGKYHTPEQLHDLLEQLWGREVPKTVGMFPPFHTDCGKNTVVGERVFINMGCKFQDQGGITIDEGALIGHNVVLATINHDLDPANRQSMSYAPIHIGKNVWIGANATVLAGVTIGDGAVVAAGAVVTKDVEPNTIVGGVPAKLIKKIEIKDR; encoded by the coding sequence ATGACAATACAAGAATTTCGTGATTACATAGCATCGGGCAAACCCGTCGTTGGCGGTGGTGATGTCCACATGATGTTCCATCAGCTGTCACAGGAGGCACTGAAGATTACGGCTGAGATTAACGGCAAGTATCATACTCCAGAGCAGCTGCACGATTTGCTGGAACAGCTTTGGGGACGTGAAGTGCCCAAGACGGTAGGCATGTTTCCTCCGTTTCATACCGACTGCGGCAAGAACACTGTCGTTGGCGAGCGGGTCTTCATCAACATGGGTTGTAAGTTCCAAGACCAAGGTGGCATCACCATCGACGAGGGTGCACTCATAGGTCACAACGTCGTGCTGGCAACCATCAATCACGACCTTGACCCGGCCAACCGTCAGAGCATGAGCTATGCACCAATTCACATCGGCAAAAACGTCTGGATTGGAGCCAATGCCACCGTACTTGCTGGAGTAACCATCGGCGATGGAGCCGTAGTAGCTGCTGGTGCAGTAGTGACAAAGGACGTTGAACCGAATACCATTGTTGGTGGCGTTCCAGCCAAGCTGATAAAAAAGATAGAGATAAAAGACAGATAA
- a CDS encoding CatB-related O-acetyltransferase → MEINNRPNHNEAFPNPKIPSLCFIKNVVKNPRIIIGDYTYYDDVDGADQFEKHVTHFYDFIGDRLIIGKFCAIAKGVEFVMNGANHRMDGVTTYPFYVIGGDWGSAIAPVKDELPLKGDTVVGNDVWIGQHVTIMPGVHIGDGAIIGANSVVASDIPPYAVAVGNPCRVVRMRFDDEFIAFLLQLKWWDWDIEKIERNFKALSSGDLSLIRNL, encoded by the coding sequence ATGGAAATCAATAATAGACCCAACCACAATGAGGCTTTTCCGAATCCGAAGATTCCAAGCCTCTGCTTCATCAAGAACGTGGTGAAGAACCCGCGTATCATCATCGGCGACTATACCTACTATGATGATGTGGATGGTGCTGACCAGTTTGAGAAGCATGTCACTCATTTCTACGACTTCATAGGTGACCGGCTGATTATTGGCAAATTCTGCGCTATTGCCAAGGGTGTGGAGTTTGTCATGAATGGAGCCAATCATAGGATGGACGGTGTGACAACCTATCCGTTTTATGTCATTGGTGGTGACTGGGGAAGTGCCATTGCTCCAGTGAAAGATGAATTGCCTCTGAAGGGTGATACCGTTGTGGGCAATGATGTCTGGATTGGCCAGCATGTTACCATCATGCCAGGCGTTCACATAGGTGACGGAGCAATTATCGGAGCCAACTCTGTTGTTGCCTCAGACATTCCTCCATACGCTGTTGCCGTGGGAAATCCCTGCCGAGTGGTCAGGATGCGTTTTGATGACGAATTCATCGCCTTTCTGCTGCAACTGAAATGGTGGGATTGGGACATTGAGAAAATTGAGCGCAATTTCAAAGCTTTGTCAAGTGGTGATTTATCATTGATCAGAAACCTATAA